A genomic region of Micromonospora sp. NBC_01796 contains the following coding sequences:
- a CDS encoding aldo/keto reductase, producing the protein MLKHPEWRGQVQKRALGSQGLQVSALGYGAMVLVHGMYGASQEEDALATLLHVLDRGVDFIDTADAYGTDGGNERLVGRAVAGRRDEVAIATKWGIAGARSATTSQVTAAYANTVLVDARPELARPALEASLRRLGVDMVDLWYLHFPDPAVPIAETVGAMAALVRDGLVRHIGVCNVTAEHLRAAHAEHPISAVQSEWSLWTRDVEAEVVPAANELGIGVVPWGPLGNGFLAGSADSIGGADLDFRNNAPRFQEENLRRNVDRFAPLRQFAAERGISQAQLALAWLLRQGENVVPIPGSRRVAHVDDNLGALDVLLTKEDLDELGQLAHQGLAAGPSMLGVQAEAPTII; encoded by the coding sequence ATGCTGAAACATCCAGAATGGAGAGGGCAGGTGCAGAAACGCGCACTCGGTAGCCAGGGGTTACAGGTTTCCGCGCTCGGGTACGGGGCCATGGTTCTGGTTCACGGCATGTACGGGGCCAGCCAGGAGGAGGATGCGCTCGCCACGCTGTTGCACGTACTCGACCGGGGGGTCGACTTCATCGACACCGCCGACGCGTACGGCACGGACGGCGGCAACGAGCGGTTGGTCGGCAGGGCCGTGGCCGGTCGGCGAGACGAGGTGGCGATCGCCACCAAGTGGGGGATCGCCGGGGCGCGATCAGCGACCACCAGCCAGGTAACCGCCGCCTACGCCAACACGGTCCTCGTCGACGCGCGGCCCGAACTCGCCCGGCCCGCGCTCGAGGCCAGCCTGCGACGCCTCGGCGTCGACATGGTCGACCTGTGGTACCTGCACTTCCCCGACCCGGCGGTACCGATCGCGGAGACGGTCGGCGCGATGGCGGCGCTGGTCCGTGACGGCCTGGTACGCCACATCGGCGTGTGCAACGTAACCGCCGAGCATTTGCGTGCGGCGCACGCCGAGCACCCGATCTCGGCGGTGCAGTCGGAGTGGTCGCTCTGGACGCGTGACGTCGAGGCGGAGGTCGTGCCGGCAGCCAACGAACTGGGCATCGGCGTGGTGCCCTGGGGGCCGTTGGGTAATGGCTTCCTGGCCGGCAGCGCCGATTCCATCGGTGGTGCGGACCTGGACTTTCGCAACAACGCGCCGCGCTTCCAGGAGGAGAACCTGCGGCGCAACGTGGACAGGTTCGCCCCGCTGCGACAGTTCGCCGCCGAGCGAGGGATCAGCCAGGCCCAGCTCGCACTCGCCTGGCTGCTGCGCCAGGGGGAGAACGTCGTACCCATCCCGGGTAGCCGCCGGGTTGCGCACGTGGACGACAACCTCGGCGCCCTCGACGTGCTGCTCACCAAGGAGGACCTGGACGAGCTCGGCCAGCTGGCACACCAGGGCCTGGCGGCGGGCCCGAGCATGCTGGGTGTCCAGGCCGAGGCTCCGACGATCATCTGA